The Candidatus Nanopelagicales bacterium genome contains the following window.
AGGGGAGGTCGCAGTGACAGTCGCGATCGCCACATCCCCGGGCGCCAACGTCACCCCCTCCGGCCTTGCCGCGTGTACGAGCCGGTTGTCCCGAGCTCGCCCGCTGACTCTGCTCGTGGAACCGTCCTTGCGCCCGGATGAGTCGGAGATCATTACCTCCACCGTGCGCCCGGTGAACCTGGCGTTCTCTTCCATCGCGATTCCCGCGACCAGTCGCTCCAAGCGGTGATAGCGACTCGACACGACATCGGCAGGCACTTGATCCTCGTATTCGGCAGCTGGCGTGCCGGGCCTGGGCGAGTACTTGAACGTGAACGCCCCGGCGAACCGCGACTGTTCGACAACCGCCATCGTCTGGTCGAAATCGTCGTCTGTTTCGCCCGGAAACCCAACGATGATGTCCGTGGTGAACGCCGCGTCCGGGATGCTGGCGCGAACGTCCGCGATAGTCCGCAAGAACTTGTCAGCCCTGTACGAGCGGCGCATCCGTCGCAGCACGTCATCCGAGCCGCTTTGCAGTGGAATGTGCAGATGCGGCATGACGGTCGGTGTTTCCGCCATCGCGGCGATCACGTCAGCGGTGAAGTCCCTCGGGTGCGGGCTCGTGAAGCGCACGCGGCGAATGCCAGGAACAGCCCCGACTGTGCGCAGTAGCTCCGCGAAGGCTCCGCGCTGACCGAACTGGACACCGTAGGCGTTCACGTTCTGCCCCAGCAGGGATATCTCCCGCGCTCCCGATTCCGCCAGGGCGCGCACCTCCGCCACGATCTGCTCCTGCCGACGATCCCGCTGGCGGCCTCGCAGCTTCGGCACGATGCAGTAGGTGCAGGTGTTGTTGCAGCCCACGCTGATCGACACCCACGCTGAATGCGCCGATGCCCGCCTAGCTGGAAGGTCTGACGGGAAGGCCCGCAGCGACTCGATGATTTCGATCTGAGCTTCGCCGGAACCGCTGGCGCGTTCAAGCAGTACGGGCAGCGCGTCCACGTTGTGCGTGCCGATCACGACGTCGACACACGAGGCTCTTTCGAGGATGCGCTCCCGGTCTTTCTGAGCCAGACAACCCGCCACGGCCACGAGAAGGTTGGGGTTCTCCCTCTTGCGCGCCGCCAGTATGCCCAGGTTCCCGTAGAGGCGGTTATCGGCATTCTCGCGGACCGCGCAGGTGTTGATCACGATGACGTCCGCTTGGTCTCCGGGCGATGCCTGCCGGAATCCGGCGGTGTGAAGGACTCCCGCGATCCGCTCAGAGTCGTGCGCGTTCATCTGGCATCCGATCGTGCGCACTTCGAACGTGCGCGCCCGCGATGCCGTCGGTGCCGGCTTCACTCGATGAGGATGTACTCGGGCTGCGGCCGAAGCTTCAGAACCTGCTTGGGCGTCATAAGGACACCGCCCGTCGCGACATCCTCCTCGTAGAACAGCTTGAAGCCCGCGTGAATGTACTTGGGCTGATTCTTGGTCAGCACGTTCCATGTGTAGGTCTTCGCGCTCGGACTACCTATTCCATCAACCGATCGGATAATCACGACGCCTTCGTGTGGCTTCAGCGCCTTCGGCTTGGCGACCACGTACGGCGCCACCTGGTGGAAGACCATTACCTTCTCCGGCAGGTCGTACTGAGCCACTATCTCGGATAGGTACTCGGCCACCTCGTTGAGTTCCTTGCCTGACGAGTTGCCGTAGCCATCACGGATCGGCACCTCGTCCGGATCCATAGCCCATTCGGGGTCAAGCGCGACGCCGACGTCCGGCTCCTTCAGGAATTTCTCATAATGCTTGAGCTCGGGCAGGAAGTCCGACCGACCGGGCTGAATGTCCAGCAGCAGAAGGGCCTTGTCGCGACGCGCGGCGTTCAGGTACCTGCGCACGAGCTTGTCGCTCTGCCGGACTCGGTACATGCCGTCCGTGCCTGGCGACCCCATGACGAGCACGGTGATCAACTCGTACACCGGCAGCACCTTGCGGCCTCCCGCGTAGCGGGCTCCGACGCGCTCGATCTGAGCACCCACCGCGTCCAAGTCACCGTATAGCCTCCCTAGAGCCGGAGCCCCTTCCAGTCCGGAGTAGCCGAAGAGTCGGTATTCGGGGAAGATCTCGCGGCCACCTCGCGGCAGCTCGGGCGGCGGGGCGGATGGGCTGGGCGCCGGGTCGTCTCCGGTCCCGTCCCCCGGCTGGTTAGACCCGGTCTGGAAGAGGGAGCATCCTGAAAGAACCAATGAGACCGCCAGAAGCGGGAGACCCACCGCGAGACCCTTGCGCTTCACCGCAACCCGCTTTCGTAGTGAAGCCCAAGGATAGGCCACGCCATCTGGACCATTGCCGGTCAGCTCATGGCGAGGACCTCCGCTGATTGTTCCGCGATGGCGTGCTCCTCGTCAGTCGGCACCACTAGCGCCCGGACCGGGGCTCGCTTCGCGCTGATGTCGCGGATCCCGGAGCCACCCTCGTTGGCCACCGGATCCAGTTCAATCCCCTGGGACTTGAGTCCAGCGCACACGGTCGCCCTGATCCAGGGGTCGTGTTCTCCAATGCCAGCGGTGAAGACGATCGCGTCAACGCCACCCAGCGTGAAAACGTAGGCGCCCAGGTACTTGCGGATCCGGTGAGCGGAGACGCGCCTAGCGAGATCGGCATCCTTGTCGCCGGATTCCGCTCGCCGGTGCACTTCGCGCATGTCGTTGACTCCGCACAATCCCAGCAGCCCCGACTTGTGATTCAGCATCGAGTCGATGTCGTCCGCAGACCAGCATTCGCGCCCCAGGATGACTGGAATCGACGGATCGATATCACCACTGCGGGTGCCCATGACCAGGCCCTCCAGAGGCGTGACGCCCATCGACGTTTCAACGCTGCGGCCACCAGCAACGGCGCAAGCACTCGCCCCGTTGCCCAGATGCATCGTCACGGCGCGCATCCGGTCGAGCGGAATCTGGAGGAACTCCGCCGCGCGTTGGCTGACGTACTGGTGGGAAGTGCCGTGGAATCCGTAGCGATGGAGGCGGTGCTTACCAGCGACTTCGCGGTCGATCGCGTAGGTTCGCGCGTCGGCGGGAATCGTCGTGTGGAAGGCCGTGTCGAAGACAGCGACCTGCGGCACGCCTGGAAACGTCCGCATCGCCGCACCGATCCCACTCAGGCCAGCCGGGTTATGAAGCGGCGCCAAGGGGACGCAGTCCTGGATCGCGGCGATGACGTCGCGATCGATGAGGGTCGGGCGCGTGAACGAATCGCCGCCATGAACAACCCGATGGCCGACAACGCCTGGGTGGTGAACTCCAACCACGTCCAACCGGCGCCGGACCTCAGCGAACGCCGCATCGTGATCCGGAACCGGCGTCTGCGTCTGCTCCCCGGCGGCACCGCAGGCGGGCTCATGCGAGATCGTTGACGTCGCCTCACCTATTCGCTCGACTATGCCGGCCACCATTCTGGCCCCGCTACCGGAATCGACCACCGCGTACTTCAGCGATGACGAGCCGGCGTTGATCACCAGCACCTGAGTCACGACGACCTCTGTTGGATCTGTTGGGCTTGCAGCGCGGTGATGATCACAGTGTTGACGATGTCCTCGACCGTTGCGCCGCGGCTTAGGTCGTTGACGGGTAGCCGGAGCCCCTGCAGGATCGGGCCCATCGCCTGAGCCCCCGAGGATCGTTGAACAGCCTTGTAGGTGTTGTTGCCTGTGTTGAGATCGGGGAATACCAGCACGGTCGCATGTCCGGCCACAGCCGATCCAGGCAACTTAGCGGCGGCGACTCCAGGATCAACGGCGGCGTCGTACTGGATCGGACCCTCTACGGGCAGGTCCGGTTCCAGCTCCCTGACTATGGCGGTCGCGGCCGCGACCTTCTGCACGTCTTCACCACTTCCGGACGACCCTGTGGAGTACGACAACATCGCCACGTATGGGTCGATCCCGAACGCCCGCGCGGTCCTGGCCGATGAAAGCGCGATGTCAGCGAGCTGCCGCTCATCCGGATCGGGAATCACGGCGCAGTCCCCATAAACAAGAACCCGGTCCGACATCGCCATCAGGAACACGCTGGAGACGACCGAAGTTCCGGGTGCGGTTCTGATGATCTGAAGGGCTGGCCTGACGGTGTCAGCCGTGGTGTGCGTGGCTCCGCTGACCATGCCATCGGCCAACCCGGCGTTCACCATCATCGTGCCGAACCACGTGGGATCCCCAGACAGGTCATGGGCGCTTTCCTCGGTCATCCCCTTGGCCTTGCGCTTCCGCAGAATCTCCGCAGCGAACCCGTCGCGCAGTTCGCTGGTCCATGGGTTGATCACCGCGGCGCTCGACAGGTCCAAGCCCGCTCGCACACACTTGTCAGCGATACCGTCGGGGTCCCCCAGTACAGTCACGTCAACAGCGTCCATGCGCAGCAGCCTGTCGGCAGCCGCGAGAACACGCGGGTCCGATCCCTCAGGCAGGACGATTCTTCGCTTGTCGGCGCGAGCGCGGGAAAGTAGCCTCCGCGCGAACATGACCGGCGTCACCGCGTCCGAACGCGTCGCGCTCAGCCGGTCCACGAGTTGTTCAACCGGCATGTTGTCCTCGAACAGCCGTACCGCCAACTCCACCCGGTTCCGATCACCGCTGGTCAGTGAACCCTGCAAGTGCGAGAGGCGCTCAACAGTTTCGTATGTCTGTGCCGCTGTTAGCAGGACGGGCACCGACTCACCGCGAAGTCCCCTCGCGAACCGCAGGAGCGCGGGATCGGGTTCGTACCCGCCTGTGAGCAGCAAGCCGGAAACCGGCGGAATGCCTGAGCTGAACCGCCCAACAAGCGCGAGGAGGATGATGTCAGATCTGTCGCCGGGAACGATCACCAATGCTTCTGGATGCAGCCGCTCCATGACGTGAGCCAATGACATCGCACCGACCGCGAACGTGGAGATTGTGCGCGCGAGTCCGGCACCACTGCCCGCGAGGACCTTCGCGTCCATCGCGCCGGCAACGTCGGCGACAGTTGGCAGAGCTAGCGACGGCTCATCGGGAAGCAGCCAGATCGGAACGCCGCCCACGTCGCTGCCCGCGTCAACGAGCGCTGACATCTGCTCTGGAATCACCCGGCTAACGATGAAACCGAAGACTGGGACCTTATGTTCGTCGAAGCTCTTGCGGGCCGCGTCAAGCACACCGTGGACCTGTCCCACCGGATGACGGCGCGCGTTCACGACGACCAGCGCAGGCGCGCCCAGCTCGGATGCCATCTGCGCGTTCAGGGCGAACTCAAACGCCGCCGAGGCGCCCGCGAAGTCGGTTCCCTCGATAACCACAGCGTCACAGAACTCGGTCAGTGAGTCGTAAGCCGACAACACCCTGTCCAAGAGAGCACGTGGCGCGCTCTCGCCCAGTAAGGCCACGTCATCAGTCGTTGCGCCGAATGACTGGTCATAGGTTTGCGCCAAGTGATAGCGGCTTCGCATCAACTCAATGACAGGGTCAAGTTCGTCACCGCCCTTGATCACCGGCCGGAAGTAGCCCAGCTGGCCCGTCCTCGCGGCGGCCTCTTCCATGCAGCCGAGGGACACTATCGACTTCCCGCTTTCGGGCTCGACCGACGTGATGTACACAGCAGGCGTCATCTGATCACTACTTCCCGCCTAGCCAGCCGCGCGGGGAATTCACGGCAGCACTCCCGCATGGGCCAGGGCCATTCGCAACAGCCTGTCGCGACCTCC
Protein-coding sequences here:
- a CDS encoding acetate kinase, with the protein product MTQVLVINAGSSSLKYAVVDSGSGARMVAGIVERIGEATSTISHEPACGAAGEQTQTPVPDHDAAFAEVRRRLDVVGVHHPGVVGHRVVHGGDSFTRPTLIDRDVIAAIQDCVPLAPLHNPAGLSGIGAAMRTFPGVPQVAVFDTAFHTTIPADARTYAIDREVAGKHRLHRYGFHGTSHQYVSQRAAEFLQIPLDRMRAVTMHLGNGASACAVAGGRSVETSMGVTPLEGLVMGTRSGDIDPSIPVILGRECWSADDIDSMLNHKSGLLGLCGVNDMREVHRRAESGDKDADLARRVSAHRIRKYLGAYVFTLGGVDAIVFTAGIGEHDPWIRATVCAGLKSQGIELDPVANEGGSGIRDISAKRAPVRALVVPTDEEHAIAEQSAEVLAMS
- the miaB gene encoding tRNA (N6-isopentenyl adenosine(37)-C2)-methylthiotransferase MiaB: MKPAPTASRARTFEVRTIGCQMNAHDSERIAGVLHTAGFRQASPGDQADVIVINTCAVRENADNRLYGNLGILAARKRENPNLLVAVAGCLAQKDRERILERASCVDVVIGTHNVDALPVLLERASGSGEAQIEIIESLRAFPSDLPARRASAHSAWVSISVGCNNTCTYCIVPKLRGRQRDRRQEQIVAEVRALAESGAREISLLGQNVNAYGVQFGQRGAFAELLRTVGAVPGIRRVRFTSPHPRDFTADVIAAMAETPTVMPHLHIPLQSGSDDVLRRMRRSYRADKFLRTIADVRASIPDAAFTTDIIVGFPGETDDDFDQTMAVVEQSRFAGAFTFKYSPRPGTPAAEYEDQVPADVVSSRYHRLERLVAGIAMEENARFTGRTVEVMISDSSGRKDGSTSRVSGRARDNRLVHAARPEGVTLAPGDVAIATVTATSPHYLVADKDVAVTDPFPQTTVCGDPSSVTEIGMPTVR
- the pta gene encoding phosphate acetyltransferase, whose protein sequence is MTPAVYITSVEPESGKSIVSLGCMEEAAARTGQLGYFRPVIKGGDELDPVIELMRSRYHLAQTYDQSFGATTDDVALLGESAPRALLDRVLSAYDSLTEFCDAVVIEGTDFAGASAAFEFALNAQMASELGAPALVVVNARRHPVGQVHGVLDAARKSFDEHKVPVFGFIVSRVIPEQMSALVDAGSDVGGVPIWLLPDEPSLALPTVADVAGAMDAKVLAGSGAGLARTISTFAVGAMSLAHVMERLHPEALVIVPGDRSDIILLALVGRFSSGIPPVSGLLLTGGYEPDPALLRFARGLRGESVPVLLTAAQTYETVERLSHLQGSLTSGDRNRVELAVRLFEDNMPVEQLVDRLSATRSDAVTPVMFARRLLSRARADKRRIVLPEGSDPRVLAAADRLLRMDAVDVTVLGDPDGIADKCVRAGLDLSSAAVINPWTSELRDGFAAEILRKRKAKGMTEESAHDLSGDPTWFGTMMVNAGLADGMVSGATHTTADTVRPALQIIRTAPGTSVVSSVFLMAMSDRVLVYGDCAVIPDPDERQLADIALSSARTARAFGIDPYVAMLSYSTGSSGSGEDVQKVAAATAIVRELEPDLPVEGPIQYDAAVDPGVAAAKLPGSAVAGHATVLVFPDLNTGNNTYKAVQRSSGAQAMGPILQGLRLPVNDLSRGATVEDIVNTVIITALQAQQIQQRSS